In Bacillus cereus ATCC 14579, a single window of DNA contains:
- the fumC gene encoding class II fumarate hydratase — protein MEYRIERDTLGEIKVPADKLWAAQTQRSKENFPIGTEQMPLEIVKAFAILKKSAALSNQKLGKLSEEKAEAIVEAADEVIAGKWNEHFPLVVWQTGSGTQSNMNVNEVIANRGNQILKEKGSDVHIHPNDDVNMSQSSNDTFPTALHVACVIAVENHVLPAITKLKETLVEKVTAFEHIIKIGRTHLQDATPLTLGQEISGWHRMLEKTERMIAESNTYMKELAIGGTAVGTGINAHPKFGEMVSEEISQFTGKQFVSAPNKFHALTSHDEVVYTHGALKALAADLMKIANDVRWLASGPRSGLGEIIIPANEPGSSIMPGKVNPTQSEALTMVVAQVMGNDATIGFAASQGNFELNVFKPVIAYNFLQSAHLLADAIVSFNDNCAVGIEADEEVINENVNRSLMLVTALNPHIGYENAAKIAKHAHKEGLTLKEAALQSGLLTEEQFDEIVDPKKMIAPKE, from the coding sequence ATGGAGTACAGAATTGAAAGAGATACATTAGGAGAAATAAAAGTTCCAGCTGATAAATTATGGGCAGCACAAACACAACGTAGTAAAGAAAACTTTCCAATTGGAACAGAGCAAATGCCACTTGAAATTGTAAAAGCATTTGCAATTTTAAAGAAGAGTGCAGCGCTTAGCAATCAAAAATTAGGAAAGCTATCAGAAGAAAAAGCAGAAGCAATTGTAGAAGCTGCGGATGAAGTGATTGCAGGGAAATGGAATGAACATTTTCCGCTTGTCGTATGGCAAACAGGTAGTGGTACACAGTCAAACATGAATGTGAATGAAGTAATTGCAAATCGTGGGAATCAAATTTTGAAAGAGAAGGGATCTGACGTACATATTCATCCGAATGATGATGTGAACATGTCACAAAGTTCAAATGATACATTTCCAACGGCGCTTCATGTAGCTTGTGTAATCGCAGTAGAAAATCACGTATTACCAGCAATTACGAAATTAAAAGAAACTTTAGTAGAAAAAGTAACTGCATTTGAACATATCATAAAAATTGGTCGTACACATTTACAAGATGCAACGCCGTTAACTTTAGGGCAAGAAATTAGCGGATGGCACCGTATGCTTGAAAAAACAGAGCGTATGATTGCAGAGAGCAATACATATATGAAAGAGTTAGCAATTGGTGGAACTGCGGTTGGAACAGGTATCAATGCTCATCCTAAATTTGGTGAGATGGTATCAGAGGAAATTAGTCAATTTACAGGTAAACAATTTGTTTCTGCACCAAATAAGTTCCATGCATTAACGAGCCATGATGAAGTTGTATATACTCACGGTGCATTAAAAGCATTAGCTGCGGATTTAATGAAAATCGCTAACGATGTACGTTGGCTTGCAAGTGGTCCACGTAGTGGTCTTGGAGAAATTATTATTCCAGCAAATGAACCGGGAAGCTCTATTATGCCAGGGAAAGTAAATCCAACGCAAAGTGAAGCATTAACGATGGTTGTAGCGCAAGTGATGGGGAATGATGCAACAATCGGATTTGCTGCGAGCCAAGGTAACTTTGAGTTAAATGTATTTAAACCTGTTATTGCTTATAACTTCTTACAATCAGCTCACTTATTAGCGGATGCAATTGTTTCGTTTAATGACAATTGTGCAGTTGGTATTGAAGCAGATGAAGAAGTAATTAATGAAAATGTGAATCGTTCACTAATGCTTGTAACAGCGCTAAACCCACATATCGGATATGAAAATGCAGCGAAAATTGCGAAGCATGCTCATAAAGAAGGGTTAACTTTAAAAGAAGCAGCATTGCAATCTGGGCTACTAACAGAAGAGCAATTTGATGAAATTGTAGATCCAAAGAAAATGATTGCTCCAAAAGAGTAA